The region TGGTTGAAGAGTCATTTCATCCATACCTGTAATTTCGCAAAGAAATTCTTTCAGCTCATACATCACCTGCAGCGCACCCTGAACTGACTCCCATGGCTGGTATGGATGAATATCTGTGAAACCTTCCAGGCCTGCAACATACTCATTCAGCTTTGGATTGTATTTCATCGTGCATGACCCGAGTGGATAAAAACCTTTATCAACAGAATAGTTTTTTTCTGCAAGAGCAGTGTAGTGCCTGACCACGTCGGGCTCTGATAATTCCGGCAATCTTAATGGGCGGGTTCTTTTCAAATGCTCTGGAAAAACAGGATCAATCCTTTGAAGCTCTTCATCTGGTAATCTGTAAGCTTTCCTGCCGGGAACTGATTTTTCAAAGATTATCATACAATATCACGCCCCAAAAGATCAACCAGTTTTTCTATGCTTTCTTTTGTATTTACTTCTGTTGCACAGGCAAGTGCGCAATCTTTGAATTCAGAATAATACCACTCAAGAGGGAGAGGAGCGAGTATTCCATTGTTAAACAGCTTTCTCCAGATCTTATCATATTCAGAACGCATTCGTACAATGAATTCATTATAAAATGGACCATCAAAAACAAGTTCAAATCCACTTTCTAACAATTTCTTGGCCAGATAATGAGCATTAGTGTAACTTCTTTCAGCAACCTCTCTCATGCCCTGTGGACCCAGAATACTCATAAATATCGCATTCGTTACGGCCATAAGTGCATGATTTGTACATATATTTGACGTGGCTTTCTCTCTTCTTATGTGTTGTTCGCGTGTCTGTAAAATCATGACATATCCTGTCTTTTCCTCACTATCTTTTGTCTCTCCTATCAATCGCCCGGGCATTTTGCGAACATATTTTTCAAGCGTAGCAAAGAAACCAACCCCCGGTCCACCGTAATTCATCGATACTCCAAGGGGTTGTCCTTCTCCAACAACAATATCGGCTCCAAAACTGCCCGGTGGCTCTAACAAAGACAAAGCGAAAGGTTCTGTTACAACTATCAAAACAAGACCATCAGCATACTCTCTGATCATTTTCAAATCTTCCACAATACCAAAAAAATTTGGATATTGCACAACAACAGCTGACGTATCATCATCTATGAGTTTTTTTAAGACTGCCAGATCTGTCATTCCGGACTTAGTAACAGGAACCGTTTCAAATTCTATATCCTGGGCAGTTGCGTATGTATAGCATGTCTGAATATATTCTGGATGAACAGCCCGGCTTATAAGAACTTTGCGTTTATTACTTATCCTGTGAGCCATTAGAACTGCTTCTGCAAGAGCGCTTGCACCATCATACATTGAAGAATTTGCAACTTCCATACCTGTGAGTTCACAAACCATTGTTTGATATTCAAATAGGGCTTGTAATGTTCCCTGAGAAACCTCTGCCTGATATGGGGTATAAGCTGTGACAAACTCAGGTCGTGAAGATAAAAACTTCACAATCTGTGGAATGTAGTGAGCATATACTCCAGCACCCATAAAAATATTCGGTTTCTCGATCACCATATTTTTTAAAGATAGATTCTTGAGTTTTGAGACAACTGTGAACTCATCCAGACCGTCTGGAAGATTAAGATTCTTCGACGTAACAGGGATATCTCTGTAAAGTTCCTCTACTGTCTCAATACCAATAACTTCTAACATTTGTCGTATTTCATCTTCTGTATGAGGAATATATGGATTCATTATCCTTCCTCCTCGCAAAACTTTCTGTACGCCTCCTCGTCGAGAAGTTCTTCCAGCTCGCTTACGTTACTCATCTCAATTTTCACAAGCCATCCTTCTCCTTCCGGATCCTTATTCACAAGTTCCGGTTCATTGTTCAATTTTTCATTAACCCCGGTAACCTTTCCACTTACAGGTGCATATACATCACTTGCTGCCTTCACTGACTCAATGCTCATAAGCATTTCTCCTTTTTTAACTACCTTGCCAACTTGTGGAAGATCGACGTATACAACATCTCCAAGTTTTTCCTGTGCAAAATTTGTAATACCAACAATAGCAATATTCCCATCAGCCGAGACCCATTCATGAGTCTTTGCATACCTTTTCATCTCACCGCACCTCCTAAGAACTTTTTACAGAACCTCTGTAAAAAGGCAATTTCACAATCATAGCCTTCACTTTACTTCCCCTTATATCCACTTCAATTTCATCTGAAATCTTTATCTCACTGCTTAACATTGCAAGCGCTACGGGTTTCTCGAGTGTTGGTGAAAAAGTTCCACTGGTTACCACACCTACTCTTTTCTCCCCTTTGAATACATACATCCCATGACGTGCGATTCTTCTGTCAGAGATCTCAAGACCTCTTATTCTTTTCTGTAAACCCAACTCCTTTTGCTTTATTAAGCTATCTTTTCCAATAAAATCTTTGTCAAACTTCACTACCCAAGATAAACCGACTTCAAGAGGTGTTGTGGTTTCATCCATATCATTTCCGTAGAGCATATATGAAGCCTCAAGTCTGCAAACATCCCTTGCACCAAGGCCTGCCGGTTTTACACCAAAGTTATTTCCCCGTTGAAGCAATTCATTCCACACAGTAAAAGTATCATCCCAATGACAATAAATTTCAAATCCATCTTCACCTGTGTATCCAGTCCTAGAAACAATACAGTTTTTTCCAAAGACCGAATAACTGGCGAAGGTGTAGTAAGAAAGAGAATCGATATCTGAAACAAACGTTTTTAAAAATCTTTCGCTCAGTGGCCCTTGAACAGCTATCAAACCATACTGGTCGGATAAGTTTCGAACTGTAACATTAAACTGTTTTGATTGATTTACTATCCAGTCGAAATCTTTCTCTATGTTGGCAGCGTTAACAACAAGCATTGCCTGCTTTTCCCCAAATCTGTAAGTCAGCAAGTCGTCTATGATACCACCCATTTCATTACACATAACTGTATACATGACCTGACCAATTCTCAAATTTTTAAAAGAATTTGTCAATAGATAATCCACAAATTCAACCGTATCTTCCCCCTCCACGAAGATCTCACCCATATGAGAAACATCAAAAAGCGCTACGTTTTTTCTAACAGTTGCAACTTCATCGTTTATCGAAGTATACTGGAGTGGCATCTCCCAGCCAGCAAAATCTATCATCTTTGCTCCAAGAGATACATGACTTTCATATAGAGGTGTTCTCCTCATTTTTCGACGCCTCCCTTAAAATTTTTTGTGCTTTTTCGAAATCTTCTTCCGTCACGAGAATCTGGACCAGCCCACCCTGTCCAAAAATAACGGGATCAAAACTGCCTGGTTTGATCAGAACCTCTATACCACTCTCCTCGAGCAACGATTTCAAAATATTTGCGGTAGGTAAATCAACCTCTTCAAGAAGTATTCTCCACAATTTAATTTCCTCCTGTTATATAATTAATCAGTTCAGTGTCTATTTTACACCAGGAGGTGTGTGAAAATGAAAACCATAGGCGTCTTAACAAGTGGCGGGGATTCACCAGGAATGAATGCTGCTATAAGAGCAGTTGTTAGATTTGGCGTAAAAAATGGCCTGAAAGTGATAGGAATACAAAGAGGTTATTGTGGGATGATCGATGGTGCTTTCAAGGAAATGAACTTTTCGGATGTTGCCGGAATAATGGAAAGAGGAGGAACAATACTCAGAACAAGCAGATGTGGGGAATTTTATACACCAGAAGGCCGGGCAAAAGCAGCCGCAAAATTGAAGAATGCCGGTATAGAAGGACTCGTTGTCATCGGTGGCGAAGGCAGTTTAACTGGTGCTAAACTATTGTATGAAGAGCATAGAATACCTGTAGTTGGTATACCAGGAACCATAGATAACGATATAGCGCAAACAGATATGTGCATAGGAGTTGACACATGTTTAAATACAGTTATAGATGCTATACAAAAATTGAAAGACACTGCCACGTCGCATGAAAGAGCTTTCGTTGTTGAAGTAATGGGAAGAGAATCAGGATATATAGCATTGAATGCTGCCCTTGCAACTGGTTCTGAAGCTGCAATAGTCCCGGAAGTTCCCGTTGATTTTGACAAGCTGGCCGAAAGATTATTCGAAGAAAGAAAAAGAGGAAAAATAAATTGCATCATTGTCGTCGCCGAGGGAGCCGGTGGTGCAATACAGGTAGCAAAAAACTTACAGGACAGAATAGGGTATGAAACAAGAATAACTATACTCGGTCACGTTCAGCGTGGAGGAAGCCCAACAGCTTTTGACAGACTCTTAGCAAGTAGAATGGGGGCAGAAGCAGTTAAAGCATTGATGAATGGTGAGACATGCATGATGATGGCGTTGAGGATGAACAGAATAGAGCATGTCCCCATAGCAGAAGCATTAAAGTCCAAAAAAGGCCTGGATATGTCTCTGTATGAACTTTCATTAACACTCTCTTGAGGTGAAAAAATGAGAAAAACCAAGCTTATATGTTCGATAGGACCTAAAACCGAGAAACCAGAGAAAATAAAGGAATTGCTAAAAAGAGGGGTAAATGCTTTTAGGATAAGCGCAGTTCATTACACGATGGAAAAAATCACAGAGCTGGTAGAGCTAATCAAAGATATTAGATATGAACTCAAAATGCCTGTTTCCATCATTCTTGATTTACCAGGTTGCAAACTCCGGACGGGAGATCAGAAAGAAGAAATCATCGAACTTAGACAAGGTGAAAAAGTGACTGTAACAAGCGAAAAAACTTTTTCTTCTCGGGATACTATAAGCATAAATTTTTCCGGACCATTTCAGGGTGTAAAAACCGGCGATTTAATCCTCGTAGATGATGGAAAAATACAACTCAGAGTGGAAAGAATTTCTCCAAAAAAAGTAGAATGCGTCGTGGAGATAGGAGGAATTTTGAAGAAAAACAGTGGCGTCAATTTTCCCAATTCTGATCTACCTGTCGAAGTACCAACAGAAGAAGATATTAAGATCATAGCTGAAACTGTCAATATGGGACTGGACTATTACTGTGTATCATTTGCAAGAAACGCAAAAGATGTTCAAAAAATCAAAAAACATCTTGAATCTTTCGATTCAAGTGCGAAAATTCTTACGAAAATAGAAACAAAAAAATCCATAGAAACGCTGGAAGATATATGTCGCGTGAGCGATGGAATAATCGTAGCAAGAGGAGATTTAGCGGTGGAGACATCTCTGATAGATTTGCCGATATTGCAAAAAAAGATAATAAATACCGCATCAAATTATAAAATACCTGTGATCGTCGCAACCGAAATACTCAATTCTATGATCAACAGTTCATCACCAACAAGGGTTGAAATAATGGATGTTGCAAACATAGTTTTAGATGGAGCAGATGCTATACTGCTAACCTCTGAAACAGCTGTGGGGAACTTTCCGATCGAAACAGTTGAAAAAATTAATGAGATTGTTGAAAATGTTGAGAACTACCTACCCGAAATCAATGCTCATTTTAAAGAACGCAGGTTTGAAAAAATCGAAGATCCATCTGAAGCTATTGCAAGGAGTAGTTACTACATTTCTGAAGAAATAAATGCCAAAGCTATAATAATATCAACAGCTTCTGGAAGCACTGCAAGAAGGGTGGCCTATTTCAAGCCACTTCGTCCTATCATAGCTACGACCCCAGATGAAAACACCTTTCATCAGTTGTCTATTGTTTGGGGGATAGTTCCGATGCTAATTCCAGAAGTCCATTCCACAGATATAATGATCCACGTGGCCGTCGAGAAGGTTAAAGCTGTCGGATATGTTCAAAATTCCGACATTGTGGTTGTTACTTCTGGTGCTCCGTGTGGTATTGTTGGAACAACTAACATGCTCAAAGTTCACATAGTTGAGTAGGTGAAAAGCCATGAAAGAAAACTCAATACGTTCATTTATTCAGCTGCTCGGCATCCCCACGTTCATAATAGATGAAGATACAACGATAATTGCGCTCAATGAGGAAGCATGCAAACTGATTAAGTTGCCAAAAAGTGTCGTGGAAGGTAAAAAGAGCTGGACTGCTTTCGTTCATCCCAAGGACCTCGAAACAATGAAAAAATATCATTACGAAAGAAGAAAATCTTGCCATGTTCCAGAGAAATATTATTTTACCCTTGTTGATTCTGAAAAAAATTATCGGGAAATTCTCATTAATGTAAGCATGATACCAAACTCAAGTAGATCGATAGTAACTCTCATAGATGTGACAGAATTAAAACATTTAACTGATAAATTTGAAAGAAAAACAAGGTGTCAGCAGGCAATAATGCATTTTACTGGTGAAGTTCTTAAAGGAAAAAGAAAAAACCATTATCAATTTTTGCTTGAAAAAGCTGTTGAAATTATCCCGGGAGCACAGGCAGGAAGTGTCTTGCTAAGAGGAAAGAGAGGTATCTTTTATTACAAGGCCGCTGTTGGATACGACTTTCAGCAACTTTCGAGAGTCTTTTTCAGGGAAAATGAGCTTGCACAGGGACTTGCAAAAGATGTGGTAAAAGTGACTGATTTTTCAATCAACGAAACTCTCGACAAAGAGAGATCCTCCATATTGAAGGCTTTTGGCAAAATCAACGAAATCAAGGTGATGCTTTCCATACCAATTGTAGTCCAGAAAGAAACAATAGGTTTTTTCAACTTAGATAACTTCGAGGATGTCGATGCTTTCGATGAAGAGGCTGTTGAAACTGCAAAAATTTTTGCCGGTCAGATTGGTGTTGTCTTCGAAAGATTAAACCTTGAGAAAAAAATCAAAGATCAAAACAAAACGATGCGTTTTCTTTCATATCATGATCCTCTCACCGGGCTACCCAACAGGCGTATGCTTGAAGAAGAAGCTGAAAGAATACTTTCTTCATCAAATAGATCTGGAAAAACTGTTTCTGTAATTTACATCGATTTAATGGGTTTCAAGAAAATCAACGATCAATATGGCCACAGTACAGGTGACAAAGTGTTATCGGTTGTTGCAAAAAGGCTCAAAAAGTGTATGAGAAAAAGCGATTTCGTTGCCAGATTGGGCGGAGATGAATTCGTTTTTCTCCTGCCAGGTACGCCTGCCCGGCTGGCAGTTAAATTGATTGAGCGTGTTATAGAGCAAATAGAAACTCCTATAATTCAGGAGGGAAAAAAGCTTAAAATATCTGCAAACGCCGGTATAGCAGAATATCCCAAAGACGGAGGATATTTTGAAAAAATCCTCCGCAACGCTGATAGAGCTATGTACCATGCAAAATTTCAAAAACTAACTTATTGCATCTTTGAAAGCTGATTCAATATTTCACAGGCAACCTTAACATTGTTTTTCAGAAGTTCGACATTACTCCTAACAGTTTTTCCTTTCGAATAATGAGCCAGCCTCGACAAAAGAA is a window of Pseudothermotoga elfii DSM 9442 = NBRC 107921 DNA encoding:
- the gcvPA gene encoding aminomethyl-transferring glycine dehydrogenase subunit GcvPA; translation: MNPYIPHTEDEIRQMLEVIGIETVEELYRDIPVTSKNLNLPDGLDEFTVVSKLKNLSLKNMVIEKPNIFMGAGVYAHYIPQIVKFLSSRPEFVTAYTPYQAEVSQGTLQALFEYQTMVCELTGMEVANSSMYDGASALAEAVLMAHRISNKRKVLISRAVHPEYIQTCYTYATAQDIEFETVPVTKSGMTDLAVLKKLIDDDTSAVVVQYPNFFGIVEDLKMIREYADGLVLIVVTEPFALSLLEPPGSFGADIVVGEGQPLGVSMNYGGPGVGFFATLEKYVRKMPGRLIGETKDSEEKTGYVMILQTREQHIRREKATSNICTNHALMAVTNAIFMSILGPQGMREVAERSYTNAHYLAKKLLESGFELVFDGPFYNEFIVRMRSEYDKIWRKLFNNGILAPLPLEWYYSEFKDCALACATEVNTKESIEKLVDLLGRDIV
- the gcvH gene encoding glycine cleavage system protein GcvH, producing MKRYAKTHEWVSADGNIAIVGITNFAQEKLGDVVYVDLPQVGKVVKKGEMLMSIESVKAASDVYAPVSGKVTGVNEKLNNEPELVNKDPEGEGWLVKIEMSNVSELEELLDEEAYRKFCEEEG
- the gcvT gene encoding glycine cleavage system aminomethyltransferase GcvT, which gives rise to MRRTPLYESHVSLGAKMIDFAGWEMPLQYTSINDEVATVRKNVALFDVSHMGEIFVEGEDTVEFVDYLLTNSFKNLRIGQVMYTVMCNEMGGIIDDLLTYRFGEKQAMLVVNAANIEKDFDWIVNQSKQFNVTVRNLSDQYGLIAVQGPLSERFLKTFVSDIDSLSYYTFASYSVFGKNCIVSRTGYTGEDGFEIYCHWDDTFTVWNELLQRGNNFGVKPAGLGARDVCRLEASYMLYGNDMDETTTPLEVGLSWVVKFDKDFIGKDSLIKQKELGLQKRIRGLEISDRRIARHGMYVFKGEKRVGVVTSGTFSPTLEKPVALAMLSSEIKISDEIEVDIRGSKVKAMIVKLPFYRGSVKSS
- a CDS encoding putative signal transducing protein; its protein translation is MWRILLEEVDLPTANILKSLLEESGIEVLIKPGSFDPVIFGQGGLVQILVTEEDFEKAQKILREASKNEENTSI
- the pfkA gene encoding 6-phosphofructokinase; the protein is MKTIGVLTSGGDSPGMNAAIRAVVRFGVKNGLKVIGIQRGYCGMIDGAFKEMNFSDVAGIMERGGTILRTSRCGEFYTPEGRAKAAAKLKNAGIEGLVVIGGEGSLTGAKLLYEEHRIPVVGIPGTIDNDIAQTDMCIGVDTCLNTVIDAIQKLKDTATSHERAFVVEVMGRESGYIALNAALATGSEAAIVPEVPVDFDKLAERLFEERKRGKINCIIVVAEGAGGAIQVAKNLQDRIGYETRITILGHVQRGGSPTAFDRLLASRMGAEAVKALMNGETCMMMALRMNRIEHVPIAEALKSKKGLDMSLYELSLTLS
- the pyk gene encoding pyruvate kinase, whose translation is MRKTKLICSIGPKTEKPEKIKELLKRGVNAFRISAVHYTMEKITELVELIKDIRYELKMPVSIILDLPGCKLRTGDQKEEIIELRQGEKVTVTSEKTFSSRDTISINFSGPFQGVKTGDLILVDDGKIQLRVERISPKKVECVVEIGGILKKNSGVNFPNSDLPVEVPTEEDIKIIAETVNMGLDYYCVSFARNAKDVQKIKKHLESFDSSAKILTKIETKKSIETLEDICRVSDGIIVARGDLAVETSLIDLPILQKKIINTASNYKIPVIVATEILNSMINSSSPTRVEIMDVANIVLDGADAILLTSETAVGNFPIETVEKINEIVENVENYLPEINAHFKERRFEKIEDPSEAIARSSYYISEEINAKAIIISTASGSTARRVAYFKPLRPIIATTPDENTFHQLSIVWGIVPMLIPEVHSTDIMIHVAVEKVKAVGYVQNSDIVVVTSGAPCGIVGTTNMLKVHIVE
- a CDS encoding diguanylate cyclase domain-containing protein encodes the protein MKENSIRSFIQLLGIPTFIIDEDTTIIALNEEACKLIKLPKSVVEGKKSWTAFVHPKDLETMKKYHYERRKSCHVPEKYYFTLVDSEKNYREILINVSMIPNSSRSIVTLIDVTELKHLTDKFERKTRCQQAIMHFTGEVLKGKRKNHYQFLLEKAVEIIPGAQAGSVLLRGKRGIFYYKAAVGYDFQQLSRVFFRENELAQGLAKDVVKVTDFSINETLDKERSSILKAFGKINEIKVMLSIPIVVQKETIGFFNLDNFEDVDAFDEEAVETAKIFAGQIGVVFERLNLEKKIKDQNKTMRFLSYHDPLTGLPNRRMLEEEAERILSSSNRSGKTVSVIYIDLMGFKKINDQYGHSTGDKVLSVVAKRLKKCMRKSDFVARLGGDEFVFLLPGTPARLAVKLIERVIEQIETPIIQEGKKLKISANAGIAEYPKDGGYFEKILRNADRAMYHAKFQKLTYCIFES